The Dama dama isolate Ldn47 chromosome 23, ASM3311817v1, whole genome shotgun sequence genome contains a region encoding:
- the ACTL10 gene encoding actin-like protein 10 — translation MASLANSRRVRRLSSLGHVAVVVDQGSGFTKAGFAGEEQPRLVLKSSSLVPSWDRPVLPGAPGCELAGGVARAHPIKHGVVVDWEALEGLWERLLVGGLRVCPEEWPVLVSDSPSAPPVGRERVAELLFEALAVPACHLASTALLALCSVGAFSGLALEAGAGVCHATPVYAGHSWHKATFRLDVAGSTLSRYLRDLLVAAGPDHRLQALPHKVITQLKKRCCYVSLDFEGDLCNPARQHPVSFYLGSGCSVCLGSERFCCPEPLFQPGLLGQAEPGLPILAFRALQRVPATLRTRLANTVVLAGGSTLFPGFPERLELELEAQCRGTLQPRLVAKPGRGTAVWTGGSMVASLRTFQCPWMTRAMYQECGSRLVHEVFH, via the coding sequence ATGGCTTCGCTGGCCAATAGTCGCCGGGTCCGCCGGCTGTCCTCGTTGGGCCACGTCGCGGTGGTCGTGGACCAGGGTTCCGGCTTCACCAAGGCGGGCTTCGCGGGAGAGGAGCAGCCACGCCTGGTACTCAAGAGCTCCAGCCTGGTGCCCAGCTGGGACCGGCCGGTGCTGCCCGGGGCGCCGGGCTGTGAGCTGGCAGGCGGCGTGGCGCGGGCACACCCCATCAAGCACGGCGTGGTGGTGGACTGGGAAGCGCTGGAGGGGCTGTGGGAGCGCCTGCTGGTGGGCGGCCTGCGGGTGTGCCCGGAGGAGTGGCCCGTGCTCGTCAGCGACTCCCCGTCGGCGCCGCCCGTGGGCCGCGAAAGGGTGGCCGAGCTGCTGTTCGAGGCCCTGGCAGTGCCCGCGTGCCACCTGGCCAGCACCGCCTTGTTGGCGCTCTGCTCCGTGGGCGCGTTCAGCGGGCTGGCCTTGGAGGCGGGCGCGGGCGTGTGCCACGCCACGCCCGTCTATGCGGGCCACTCGTGGCACAAGGCCACCTTCCGGCTGGATGTGGCTGGCAGCACCCTGTCGCGCTACCTGCGGGACCTGCTGGTGGCAGCAGGCCCTGATCACCGACTGCAGGCCCTGCCCCACAAGGTCATCACACAGCTCAAGAAGCGCTGCTGCTACGTGTCGCTAGACTTCGAGGGTGACCTCTGTAATCCTGCCCGCCAGCACCCAGTCAGTTTCTACTTAGGCAGTGGGTGCTCTGTCTGCCTTGGCAGCGAGCGCTTCTGCTGCCCAGAACCCCTCTTCCAGCCGGGTCTGCTAGGCCAGGCTGAGCCGGGACTGCCCATCCTGGCCTTCCGGGCACTGCAGAGGGTGCCCGCGACACTACGGACACGGCTGGCCAACACCGTGGTGCTGGCCGGTGGCTCCACgcttttccctggcttccctgagcgcctggagctggagctggaggcCCAATGCCGTGGGACACTGCAGCCGCGCCTGGTGGCCAAGCCTGGGCGCGGGACAGCGGTGTGGACGGGCGGCTCCATGGTCGCCTCGCTGCGCACCTTCCAGTGCCCCTGGATGACCCGGGCCATGTACCAGGAATGTGGCTCCAGGCTGGTGCACGAAGTGTTCCACTGA